The DNA region CTCTCACCTGCCACATTGAGGCGACGAGAAAACTATGCTCAATAGCTTTTTTCACTTTTCTTAGAGGACGACGCGACCAACCAACTGCATCACAGAGTTCTTCTAGCTCATAAAGGTCAATGTCTCGTTCCGTACTGAAGACGATGCGAGTCTCCTTTGAAGAAGCTTCGCTAAGACTGCTGGAGTTGGAGTTGCCCGCAGCATCGGCTCTATATTCTTCAAAGGGGTTTGTCCTACTAGGCGCTACAGATTCAGGAGTACTAAACCAAGTTTTCCAAAAACCCATGCCAACGTGGTTCGGGTAGTATAACTGAATTGGTTTCCACTCTTAGGAGCGTTGATTCACGTCTAATATAGCTAGCCCATTTACTACCTTTTACACTCAAATTTTTTCGGTTGTTTTCGGGATTTGCAATGGTAATAGCCAGTTAGGGCGTGTTTCACACCAATCATTTTCAACTTTAGCATTTTGTTGTAAAGGCTAGGAGAAATTCACCAAAAGGGTAAGGATATAAATACAGCAGTTTTCTTGTGCATGAAGTACGAAGCTACGGGTTTTGAGGCAGGAGGTCTGAATATCTGATGCGTAAGCCTTGCATTTTGTACCTCGCTTAAAAAGCAAACTGCTGTAATTGAAAATTCAAAATGGAAAAACCTAATCCTGGCAATTGCTCGTATAGAGCTTAAATGCACGTTAGCTTAGGAGTGAATTGCATACAAGAAATTGAGTATTTGAGAAAATTCTTCCCCAGTCCCCAGTCCCTAACATTCAGCCCCTAGTCCCCAAGTGATGAAAGCAAGCGAGTCTTACCCTTAACAATGGCTTCTGGTTTAAAATCTTCGACACTGGAACTCCTAAAACGCTTTAACCGAGCGTTTCCTCAGTTTTATGAGCAATTCGTCAGCAGTGAGATTCAACTGCAAAATTTGCGGCTAGCCTACCGTCTCTATAAAACTAGACGCGCTGTTATTGAGCTGAAACCTGAAGGTAGCAAAAGTGCCCTGCATTTTGCTTACCGCAACCAGTCTTTTCTTCTCAGCGATATTTTTGGTGTACTAGCAGCTTATGGGTTGACTATTCACGGTCTGAGTCTATACGGTCAGATCCGTCCACCAATGTTAGTTTTTATTAAATTGTTGGTATCTCGTGGTAGTAAAGCCTTAACCGAGAAAACCGCAGAAAATGTCTGTCGTGCTATTCGTGAAGCTTTAGGAGGTCGGTTTGAGGTAGAAGAGATGCTGGCAGTAGAATTCAATCTTGATACTGGCTTAGAGCAGGTACAAACTGAGTTCTATGTCGATCCGGTCTTTCATCTCCCTGCCCTAATGATTGAAGCCGATAATCAACCAGGATTATTCTACAAAGTGATGTATGCCATCTGGCAGGAAGACCTGCTGGTAGTCAATGCAAATTTACTGGTTTGGCGCGGACGTACACGGCTAATTCTCTACTTGTTGGGGCCGAATGAAAGTCTTATTCCTGAATATCTGGGTCACAAAATTGCTGAAGGGGTGCGACAGAGGTTGCTGGATAAATGAAAAGTTAGGAGTTATGAGTAATGAGTAATGAGTTATGAGTTAAAAATTAACAACTCCTGTACAGACGCGATTAATTGCGTCTCTCCTAACTCTTCACACTCCGTATTTAGTCGCACCTGCCCTTAAGGTTACGATATAAGTATGGCAACTATCGAAATCTTGGGCGTTCCACACGCATACGAGCTAACGGCTCCCACTTCCTGCCCCGATGCTTTAGTATTTATCCACGGTTGGCTCAATAGCCGTGGATATTGGCAACCTGTGATTTCCCGCCTATCAGATGATTTGCAGTGCCTTTCCTATGATTTGCGGGGTTTTGGTGAATCCCAGTCTCAGGTAAAAACCGATTTTAGTCGGGCAGAAATGTCTTTGAGCCTGACGCCCATCTCCAGTAGTGCGCTTGGCTCAACAATCGATTCTGTTTATACTCCTGTTGCCTATGCTCAGGATTTAGCAATTCTCTTGAAACAGCTGAATATTAATAGTGCTTGGCTCATTGGTCACTCTTTGGGAGGCACGATCGCTCTTTGGGGAGCAGATCAAATACCTGAGTGTGTTAAGGGAGTGATCTGTATCAACGCTGGCGGTGGTATTTACCTCAAAGAAGCCTTTGAGCAATTTCGCTCGGCGGGTCAGAAATTTTTGCAAGTCCGCCCGCGCTGGCTGTCCCAAGTACCTTTGATTGATTTACTGTTTACCAGAGCCAGTGTCGCTCGTCCTTTGGGGCGTCATTGGGCACGTCAACGGGTAATAGATTTTGTTGTGGCTGACCCAGAAGCAGCTCTGGGAAGTCTGTTAGACTCTACAACCGAAGAAGAAATCAATCGTTTACCTGAACTAGTATCCCAATTGAAGCAGCCAGTTTATTTTTTGGCTGGTGCCGAAGATAAGGTTATGGAACCCAAGTATGTGCGCCATTTAGCTAGCTTTCACAGACTGTTCCAATATTGTGGTGACAATGTTCTAGAAATTCCTGATTGCGGACACCTGGCTATGTTGGAACAGCCGGATGCAGTGGCTGAACATATCCGAGCAATAGTTAATAGTTATAGGGCATAGGGCATTGGGCATAGGGCATTGGGCATGGGGCATTGGGCATTGGGCATTGGGCATTGGGCATTGGGCATTGGGCATTGGGCATTGGAGCAAACAGAAAGTTCTTCTCTCCTGACAAATGACTAATGACAAATGACTAATGACTAATGACTACTCAATAGGTTGATACAACTTCATCACCTGAGTAAGCCCTAACCTAGACTCAACGCTTAGTGTAAGGGGGGATGTATGACCACGAGATAGATGTTCGGCGGCGGCACAGCCAATCATGGCGGCGTTATCAGTACAGAATTTTAGAGGTGGGAATAGGACGCGTAGGTTATGTTCAACGGCGGCGGCTTGGAGGTTTTTTCTCAAGCCGCTATTCGCTGCTACACCGCCACCAATTGCAATTGTGTCTAGACCATAGTCTAGAGCACAGGCGATCGCTCTTTTGGTTAGCGATCGCGCGACGGTTTCCTGAAAGCTAGCTGCTACATCTGCCACTGGTACTTGTCCACCATCTTTCTCTAACTGCTGTACTAAACGCAATACAGCCGTTTTTAATCCACTAAAACTTGCATCATAACGATGGAATCCCCCACCAGGTAAAGAAACTTTTCCTTCTGGTAGAGTAAAGGCTTGGGGATTTCCCTGTTGTGCCAACTTGTCAATTATTGGCCCACCCGGATAACCCAGCTTTAACAATCGCGCCACTTTATCAAAGGCTTCACCGGCAGCATCATCACGAGTTTGTCCTAGCGTTTCGTAGATACCACAATCTTTGACAAAAATCAAGCTTGTATGTCCGCCAGAAACTAATAAACTCAAGAAAGGGGGGTTTAAACTTGGTTCGCTCAAATAAGTCGCGTAAATGTGACCTTCAAGGTGATGAACTCCCAAAAATGGTTTGTTGTGTACCATTGCCAGGGTTTTGGCAGCAGTTAACCCCACCAATAGCGCTCCTACGAGTCCAGGGGCAGAAGTGGCGGCAATTGCGTCAATTTTCTCCCAGTTTAGTTGGGCTTGCTCTAAGGCT from Nostoc commune NIES-4072 includes:
- a CDS encoding alpha/beta fold hydrolase, with the translated sequence MATIEILGVPHAYELTAPTSCPDALVFIHGWLNSRGYWQPVISRLSDDLQCLSYDLRGFGESQSQVKTDFSRAEMSLSLTPISSSALGSTIDSVYTPVAYAQDLAILLKQLNINSAWLIGHSLGGTIALWGADQIPECVKGVICINAGGGIYLKEAFEQFRSAGQKFLQVRPRWLSQVPLIDLLFTRASVARPLGRHWARQRVIDFVVADPEAALGSLLDSTTEEEINRLPELVSQLKQPVYFLAGAEDKVMEPKYVRHLASFHRLFQYCGDNVLEIPDCGHLAMLEQPDAVAEHIRAIVNSYRA
- the tsaD gene encoding tRNA (adenosine(37)-N6)-threonylcarbamoyltransferase complex transferase subunit TsaD; this encodes MATVLAIETSCDETAVAIVNNRKVCSSIVASQITVHQQYGGVVPEVASREHLETINVAIAQALEQAQLNWEKIDAIAATSAPGLVGALLVGLTAAKTLAMVHNKPFLGVHHLEGHIYATYLSEPSLNPPFLSLLVSGGHTSLIFVKDCGIYETLGQTRDDAAGEAFDKVARLLKLGYPGGPIIDKLAQQGNPQAFTLPEGKVSLPGGGFHRYDASFSGLKTAVLRLVQQLEKDGGQVPVADVAASFQETVARSLTKRAIACALDYGLDTIAIGGGVAANSGLRKNLQAAAVEHNLRVLFPPLKFCTDNAAMIGCAAAEHLSRGHTSPLTLSVESRLGLTQVMKLYQPIE
- a CDS encoding GNAT family N-acetyltransferase; amino-acid sequence: MGFWKTWFSTPESVAPSRTNPFEEYRADAAGNSNSSSLSEASSKETRIVFSTERDIDLYELEELCDAVGWSRRPLRKVKKAIEHSFLVASMWQVRGNQKRLIGFARATSDHAFNATIWDVVVHPDFQSQGLGKALMKYVLKKLRSEEISNVTLFADPHVVDFYRTMGFMADPEGIKGMFWYPH